A genomic window from Pocillopora verrucosa isolate sample1 chromosome 7, ASM3666991v2, whole genome shotgun sequence includes:
- the LOC131795891 gene encoding proton-coupled folate transporter, whose protein sequence is MSSEEPVTANEIEDTPNGTTGTSSNHQPISWRNNPHRLLTVEIVIFLYLTGIILEIPVIQQYLYDRAREELKVPGEDENDTICNPRYENSSEHSMDDKVHKKASQYILWVSMALTLPAIFTACFLGSWSDKRGRKGPMITASVGSALDALIILAAIHWKLPIYVFMIASALAGLGGYYPTMVLALLAYVADTSPPDSRALRLGILEAIAFICGTVVYFVSGVWIKNYGYQSIYLVILSLHLLNLVYVVILLPESLPQELKKNKAVLSCNSIKTIFTVYFKKRFGRWVLITLLVCAVVVYLAGFVVQTLLVLFGKRDPLCWESSVIGYFLGTALFSKAVGAVVGIKLCSCLGVSNFGAVQIGIIFLMGSLIMIGFSRTTLEMFLATIVGFFSGVPQPCIRAEMSRLVNKEEQGSLFAVLASLESLCNFFSQLIFNPLYTWTVTELTGEYVAGITFFINAGLLLIPMTLILVIQRSKPSKPKEFPPLLDNENPAKSYSKQERI, encoded by the exons ATGTCGAGTGAG GAGCCTGTTACAGCCAATGAAATAGAAGATACCCCAAATGGTACCACTGGAACATCCAGTAACCACCAGCCAATTTCATGGAGAAATAATCCTCACAGGTTGTTGACTGTGGAAATAGtcattttcctttatctcaCTGGTATCATTTTGGAAATCCCAGTTATACAACAGTACTTATATGACAGAGCTAGGGAAGAACTGAAAGTACCTGGAGAAGATGAAAATGATACCATCTGTAATCCTCGTTATGAAAATAGTTCTGAACATAG cATGGATGATAAAGTGCACAAAAAAGCCTCACAATACATTTTATGGGTGAGCATGGCACTTACACTCCCTGCCATATTCACGGCTTGTTTCCTTGGTTCATGGTCAGACAAAAGGGGACGAAAGGGACCCATGATAACTGCATCTGTTGGAAGTGCTTTGGATGCCTTGATTATTCTGGCAGCAATTCATTGGAAACTTCCAATCTATGTCTTTATGATAG CAAGTGCATTGGCTGGCCTAGGTGGCTATTATCCTACTATGGTTCTTGCACTGCTTGCGTATGTTGCAGATACATCCCCACCAGATTCCAGAGCTCTAAGGCTTGGTATTCTAGAAGCTATTGCATTTATTTGTGGAACAGTAGTGTATTTTGTCAGTGGAGTATGGATCAAGAATTATGGCTACCAGTCTATATATCTGGTGATACTGTCTTTACATTTACTCAATCTTGTGTATGTTGTAATCCTTCTCCCTGAATCATTACCCCAGGAACTAAAGAAGAACAAAGCAGTCTTATCCTGCAATAGTATTAAAACCATTTTTACAGTTTACTTTAAGAAGAGATTCGGACGTTGGGTCCTCATCACTCTCCTCGTCTGTGCAGTTGTTGTTTACTTAGCTGGATTTGTTGTACAAACATTGTTGGTTCTCTTTGGTAAGAGAGACCCTCTCTGCTGGGAGTCATCTGTTATTGGTTATTTTCTTGGGACAGCATTGTTTTCGAAAGCTGTTGGAGCTGTGGTTGGTATCAAACTTTGTTCATGTTTAGGCGTTTCAAACTTTGGTGCTGTCCAAAttggaattatttttctcatggGGAGTTTAATAATGATTGGATTTTCTAGGACCACATTGGAAATGTTTCTAG CCACCATTGTTGGTTTCTTTAGTGGTGTCCCACAGCCTTGTATCAGGGCTGAAATGTCCAGGTTGGTCAACAAAGAGGAGCAAG GTTCTCTTTTTGCTGTTCTAGCATCTCTGGAGAGTctgtgtaatttttttagtcAGCTGATTTTTAATCCACTTTACACATGGACTGTAACTGAACTCACAGGAGAATATGTGGCAGGAATTACCTTCTTCATCAATGCTGGTCTCCTTCTCATTCCTATGACTCTTATTTT GGTCATTCAGAGGAGTAAACCTTCAAAGCCAAAGGAATTTCCTCCTCTTCTTGACAATGAAAATCCAGCAAAGTCATACAGCAAGCAGGAAAGGATCTAA
- the LOC131795892 gene encoding DNA repair protein RAD51 homolog A-like encodes MQRERQEETEHDDVMEENAGPLLINKLEEHGISANDVKKLQEAGYHTIEAVAYTPKKALLGIKGISEAKADKLLNEASKLVPMGFTTATEFHQRRSELVMITTGSKELDKLMQGGIETGSITEMFGEFRTGKTQLCHTMAVTCQLPIDHGGAEGKCLYIDTEGTFRPERLVAVAERYGLSGQSVLDNVAYARAYNSDHQSQLLIHASAMMSESRYALMIVDSATALYRTDYSGRGELSARQMHLARFLRTLLKLADEFGIAVVITNQVVAQVDGASMFQADPKKPIGGNIMAHASTTRLYLRKGRGETRICKIYDSPCLPEAEAMFAINADGIGDAKD; translated from the exons ATGCAACGGGAAAGGCAAGAAGAAACTGAACATGACGACGTCATGGAAGAAAACGCGGGACCTTTGCTTATCAACAAACTCGAG GAGCATGGAATTAGTGCCAATGATGTAAAAAAGCTGCAAGAAGCTGGATATCACACCATTGAAGCAGTGGCCTACACACCGAAAAAAGCCCTACTTGGTATTAAAGGAATCAGTGAGGCTAAAGCTGACAAACTTCTCAATGAAGCCTCTAAGCTGGTGCCAATGGGATTCACTACTGCCACAGAATTTCACCAGAGAAGATCAGAATTAGTGATGATTACTACAGGGTCAAAAGAGTTAGACAAACTTATGCAAG GTGGTATTGAAACTGGAAGCATCACAGAAATGTTTGGGGAATTCCGTACTGGAAAAACACAACTGTGTCACACAATGGCCGTAACATGTCAG CTTCCCATCGACCATGGTGGGGCAGAAGGAAAATGTCTCTACATTGATACAGAGGGCACATTTCGACCTGAAAGACTGGTAGCTGTTGCTGAAAG ATATGGGCTTTCGGGACAAAGTGTGCTTGATAATGTGGCCTATGCGAGAGCCTACAATTCAGACCATCAGTCTCAGCTTCTGATACATGCATCTGCTATGATGTCTGAATCAAG ATATGCTCTTATGATTGTTGACAGTGCAACAGCTTTGTATCGTACAGACTACTCTGGTCGTGGAGAACTGTCTGCCCGGCAGATGCACCTGGCAAGATTCCTTAGAACACTACTAAAACTTGCAGATGAG TTTGGTATAGCTGTTGTTATCACAAACCAAGTTGTAGCACAGGTGGATGGTGCTTCTATGTTCCAAGCAGATCCCAAAAAGCCAATAGGTGGAAACATCATGGCACATGCATCAACAACAAG ATTGTACCTCAGGAAGGGAAGAGGGGAGACAAGAATATGTAAGATATATGACTCGCCATGTTTGCCTGAGGCTGAAGCCATGTTTGCTATCAATGCAGATGGTATTGGAGATGCTAAGGACTAA